Proteins from a genomic interval of Rhodopseudomonas julia:
- a CDS encoding pyridoxamine 5'-phosphate oxidase family protein, with translation MTDAPIEEFFDLIEDVTVCMLTSRDGGELRSRPMGFDVDKSTHEFHLLTRKSSHKADELAAHPEVNLSFARPGRKEYVSVSGQAYLTTDKRLIDAVWFDDAESWFPGGKEDPDVAVIRVVPSSGEYWEGFNALQRRWNLIKAKQSGEEPRLGENRKVAL, from the coding sequence ATGACAGATGCGCCGATCGAGGAGTTCTTCGATCTCATCGAAGACGTGACCGTCTGCATGCTGACGAGCCGCGACGGCGGCGAACTGCGCTCCCGTCCGATGGGCTTCGATGTCGACAAATCGACCCACGAATTCCATCTCTTGACGCGAAAATCGTCCCATAAGGCGGATGAGCTTGCGGCTCATCCCGAGGTCAACTTGTCTTTCGCGCGGCCGGGGCGGAAAGAGTATGTCTCGGTTTCAGGACAGGCTTATCTCACCACCGACAAGCGTCTCATCGATGCGGTATGGTTTGACGATGCCGAAAGCTGGTTCCCTGGCGGCAAGGAAGACCCGGATGTCGCCGTCATTCGCGTGGTGCCGTCGAGCGGGGAATATTGGGAAGGTTTCAACGCCTTGCAGCGACGATGGAATCTGATCAAGGCCAAGCAGTCGGGCGAAGAGCCGCGCCTTGGAGAAAACCGCAAAGTCGCCCTTTAG
- a CDS encoding sigma-70 family RNA polymerase sigma factor, which produces MAVSEALRQELLSAIPNLRAFAVSLCGNGERADDLVQETLMKAWAKFHTFQEGTNLRAWLFTILRNEFYSQVRKKGREVEDAEGAYAAKLASQPAQNGHMDLRDFNEALSQLPDDQREALVLVGASGFSYEEASEICDCAVGTIKSRVSRARTRLAELLALEEGETYGSDPMATTVITRSFS; this is translated from the coding sequence ATGGCCGTATCCGAGGCTCTTCGACAGGAGCTCCTGTCAGCAATTCCCAATCTTCGTGCTTTTGCCGTCTCTCTTTGCGGCAATGGCGAGCGTGCGGACGACCTCGTCCAAGAGACGCTCATGAAGGCGTGGGCCAAATTCCATACATTCCAGGAAGGCACCAATCTGCGCGCCTGGCTTTTCACCATCTTGCGCAACGAATTCTATTCGCAGGTGCGCAAGAAGGGTCGAGAGGTGGAAGACGCGGAAGGCGCCTATGCCGCAAAGCTGGCCTCGCAGCCGGCCCAGAACGGGCATATGGACCTTCGAGACTTCAACGAGGCGCTGTCGCAGCTGCCTGACGACCAGCGTGAAGCGCTGGTGCTCGTGGGTGCATCCGGTTTCTCCTACGAGGAAGCTTCCGAGATCTGCGATTGTGCGGTCGGTACGATCAAAAGCCGGGTCAGCCGCGCGCGCACGCGTCTGGCCGAACTCCTCGCCTTGGAAGAGGGGGAGACCTACGGCTCCGACCCCATGGCCACAACAGTGATCACGCGCAGCTTCAGTTGA
- a CDS encoding baeRF3 domain-containing protein: MKRDWIRDLAERTGFPKISIYLPMEMRSAETLQNPTRLKNALAEARRNLQAANETKDVDALLRPAEERLEDFDFWQHQDQSLAVLIDESGTQWIKLPGEVEELSLVGERFYLRPLIRIFSSAGHGYLLCVTRDDVQFYKVRKHDLRPVDVPNMPKSLAKFRGMTDFDGNVGFHSNASGGQQGGSAGVPQYHSLGPSPEDYNEVELEEFLGQIAKAVDHKLGGAGAPLVIAAEPRTLGHLQNKLHYKGVSEDNLKVDPASKSEPELHQASWSLMQKEVEGDRRDALERLKARLKDKSSDGALRDINEIARASIEGRLEAVFIARSAHLWGTYNSDEHAVHVVEEPGPGQSDLIDFVAVRALQAGGSIYSMEGETADTLGPVAALTRY; encoded by the coding sequence ATGAAACGCGACTGGATACGCGACCTGGCGGAGCGCACAGGCTTTCCCAAGATCAGCATCTACCTGCCGATGGAGATGCGCAGCGCCGAAACCCTGCAAAATCCGACGCGCCTCAAAAACGCGCTGGCAGAAGCGCGGCGCAATCTGCAGGCGGCCAACGAAACCAAGGATGTCGACGCGCTCCTGCGGCCGGCGGAGGAACGGCTGGAAGATTTCGACTTTTGGCAGCACCAGGACCAGTCGCTAGCCGTCTTAATCGACGAGAGCGGCACGCAATGGATCAAGCTGCCGGGCGAGGTTGAAGAGCTCTCGCTCGTGGGCGAGCGATTTTATCTCCGCCCGCTCATCCGCATCTTCTCATCCGCCGGCCACGGCTACCTTCTGTGTGTCACGCGCGACGACGTGCAGTTCTATAAGGTACGCAAGCACGATCTGCGCCCTGTCGACGTGCCGAACATGCCGAAAAGCCTCGCCAAATTCCGCGGCATGACGGATTTCGACGGCAATGTCGGCTTCCATTCCAATGCCTCCGGCGGCCAACAGGGCGGTTCGGCCGGTGTGCCGCAATACCATTCGCTTGGGCCGAGCCCGGAAGATTACAACGAGGTCGAGCTTGAGGAATTTCTGGGACAGATCGCCAAAGCGGTCGATCACAAGCTGGGAGGGGCCGGTGCGCCGCTGGTGATCGCGGCCGAGCCACGCACCTTGGGTCACCTGCAGAACAAGTTGCACTACAAGGGGGTCTCGGAGGACAACCTCAAGGTCGATCCGGCCTCCAAGAGCGAGCCCGAATTGCACCAGGCTTCCTGGTCCTTGATGCAGAAGGAAGTCGAGGGCGATCGGCGCGATGCGCTGGAGCGTCTCAAGGCACGCCTCAAGGACAAGAGCTCCGATGGTGCGCTGCGCGATATCAACGAGATCGCACGAGCTTCCATCGAAGGACGGCTGGAAGCCGTCTTCATCGCCCGGTCCGCTCATCTGTGGGGTACCTACAATTCCGACGAGCATGCCGTGCATGTCGTCGAAGAACCGGGGCCTGGCCAGTCCGACCTCATCGATTTCGTGGCCGTGAGAGCTCTCCAGGCAGGCGGATCGATCTACAGCATGGAAGGCGAAACAGCGGACACGCTCGGGCCGGTTGCCGCGTTGACGCGCTACTGA
- a CDS encoding DNA topoisomerase IB, whose product MVDTLQERAELCGLNYICADNLTIERRRSGRGFTYKRNGKTIRDPRLRQRLIDLVIPPAWTSVCIAEDPHAHLQAVGRDQEGRLQYRYHEDWTEVRNAIKAERLLRFGRALPKIRERITRDLDRRRIDRRYSAAVAARLVDRALLRSGHRSEPAGDEGARGATTLLKKDVRLNGRTVTLDFVGKSGKKIHKVIPDAHLPSRLRKLKAIGKRRLFAYRESDGSRAYLNARDLNQYLKNAAGAQVTSKDFRTFAASAAALELFLASEKPASDAARKRAIASVMREVSDKLANTMAVCRSSYVHPLVVQAFQEERLKADLLRGPHRAHLSAAETGLMRFLEGEEALMKREHQSETRR is encoded by the coding sequence ATGGTCGACACGCTTCAGGAACGAGCCGAATTGTGCGGGCTCAACTACATCTGCGCGGACAATCTCACGATAGAGCGCCGCCGCAGCGGGCGTGGCTTCACCTATAAGCGTAACGGCAAGACCATCCGCGACCCTCGGCTGCGCCAGCGCCTCATCGATCTGGTCATCCCGCCCGCCTGGACCTCGGTCTGCATCGCGGAGGACCCGCACGCGCATCTGCAAGCCGTCGGGCGCGACCAGGAGGGTCGCCTGCAATACCGCTATCACGAGGATTGGACGGAGGTCCGCAACGCCATCAAAGCCGAGCGTCTCCTACGCTTCGGTCGCGCTTTGCCGAAAATCCGCGAGCGTATCACCCGCGATCTCGACCGCCGCCGCATAGACCGACGTTACTCTGCGGCGGTGGCGGCGCGGCTCGTCGACCGAGCCCTGTTACGGTCGGGTCATCGTAGCGAGCCGGCCGGCGACGAAGGAGCCCGGGGTGCCACCACCCTTTTGAAGAAGGATGTGCGGCTCAACGGCCGCACCGTGACACTCGATTTCGTCGGCAAATCGGGAAAGAAAATCCACAAGGTGATCCCCGACGCCCATCTTCCGTCACGCCTTCGCAAGCTCAAGGCAATCGGCAAGCGCCGTCTCTTCGCCTACCGGGAAAGCGACGGAAGCCGCGCCTATTTGAACGCCCGGGACTTGAATCAATATCTGAAGAACGCTGCCGGAGCGCAGGTGACGTCGAAGGATTTCCGAACCTTCGCCGCGAGCGCAGCAGCGCTCGAACTCTTCCTCGCAAGCGAGAAGCCGGCGAGTGACGCTGCGCGCAAGCGCGCAATCGCCTCCGTGATGCGCGAGGTCAGCGACAAGCTCGCCAATACGATGGCGGTATGCCGTTCGAGCTACGTGCACCCTCTGGTCGTCCAAGCCTTCCAGGAGGAGCGTCTCAAGGCCGACCTGCTGCGCGGACCACACCGCGCGCATCTGTCGGCGGCGGAAACCGGTCTCATGCGGTTCTTGGAGGGCGAAGAGGCCCTCATGAAGCGGGAACACCAATCGGAGACCAGACGTTGA
- a CDS encoding DMT family transporter: MDGTGRFGETSAGLTKRFQALPGNLRGAAWIIVATVLFTIMMTLIKLIGTRLPVAEILVVRQSVMFLAALPLIIRGFPASLTTRRPLLHAGRILFAVIAMFCGFTAVVHLPLADATAIAFAKSFFIPLFAIVILKEAVGPRRWGAIIVGFIGVMVMLNPTGAGIDGYGLLAVAGAASAALVMVIIRLLSRSDLAITILAYQTVFVGVLLTPLAIWQWVWPSWTEFGLLVAIGLVSVTAQSCNIQAFRAGEATVLAALDYARLLWATILGILIFSEVPAMRTFIGAGIVIAAALYTIHREARRGQRLARSPAGRGYTN, encoded by the coding sequence ATGGATGGAACGGGCCGGTTCGGCGAAACATCTGCCGGACTGACGAAGCGCTTTCAGGCTCTGCCTGGAAATCTCCGCGGTGCCGCCTGGATCATCGTCGCCACCGTTCTCTTCACCATCATGATGACGCTGATCAAGCTCATCGGCACGAGGCTGCCGGTCGCTGAAATCCTGGTCGTGCGTCAGTCGGTGATGTTTCTCGCCGCTCTGCCGCTCATCATCCGGGGCTTTCCGGCTTCGTTGACGACCCGGCGCCCTCTCCTTCACGCGGGACGCATCCTGTTCGCCGTCATCGCCATGTTCTGCGGCTTCACAGCGGTTGTTCATCTGCCGCTCGCAGATGCAACGGCGATCGCTTTCGCCAAGAGCTTTTTCATCCCGCTCTTTGCCATCGTCATCCTCAAAGAGGCGGTCGGACCCCGCCGCTGGGGTGCGATCATCGTCGGCTTTATCGGCGTCATGGTGATGCTCAACCCGACCGGCGCAGGTATCGACGGCTACGGTCTTCTCGCCGTGGCGGGCGCCGCGTCGGCTGCCCTCGTCATGGTGATCATTCGGCTCTTGTCGCGCTCGGATCTCGCGATCACCATCCTCGCCTACCAGACGGTTTTCGTGGGTGTTTTGCTGACACCGCTCGCAATCTGGCAATGGGTGTGGCCGAGCTGGACGGAATTCGGCCTGCTCGTTGCCATCGGTCTAGTCTCAGTCACCGCGCAAAGCTGTAACATACAGGCATTTCGAGCCGGCGAAGCGACCGTGCTGGCGGCGCTCGATTACGCGCGCCTGCTTTGGGCAACGATCCTCGGCATCCTGATCTTCAGCGAGGTCCCGGCCATGCGCACCTTCATCGGCGCCGGCATCGTCATCGCGGCCGCCCTTTACACCATCCATCGCGAAGCAAGACGCGGTCAGAGGCTCGCACGTTCGCCGGCCGGCCGCGGCTACACGAACTGA
- a CDS encoding NepR family anti-sigma factor encodes MDQSDREGSGRSQEDMMLADSNGRENGMHPLVQSQIGKHLRAVYDDVVNEPVPQRFLDLLEQLEESSTKNRRS; translated from the coding sequence ATGGATCAATCTGACCGGGAGGGGAGCGGTCGCTCGCAGGAGGATATGATGTTGGCGGACAGCAACGGCCGCGAAAATGGAATGCACCCTCTGGTTCAGTCTCAGATCGGGAAGCACCTTCGCGCCGTTTACGATGACGTGGTGAACGAGCCGGTTCCGCAGCGCTTCCTTGATCTCCTGGAGCAGCTGGAAGAATCCTCAACCAAAAACCGTCGCAGTTAG
- a CDS encoding DUF7218 family protein, whose translation MAKNHGNQIKDDKLYEDLRDRGESKEKAARIANARANPSMHPSKKGGTNPPYEEWSKDDLYARAQELGIDGRSKMDKSELIDALRNH comes from the coding sequence ATGGCGAAGAATCACGGCAACCAGATCAAAGATGACAAGCTCTATGAGGATTTACGCGATCGCGGCGAGTCCAAGGAAAAAGCCGCTCGGATCGCCAATGCGCGCGCCAATCCGTCCATGCATCCCTCCAAGAAAGGCGGGACGAATCCGCCCTATGAGGAATGGAGCAAGGACGATCTTTACGCTCGTGCGCAGGAACTCGGCATCGATGGGCGCTCGAAGATGGACAAATCCGAGCTCATCGACGCCCTCCGCAATCACTAG